The window GGTCGACATCCAGAGCGGCGATATTCGGGGGGATTCGCCCTCCTACGCCCTCGTTACCTTCGACGGTGAGTCCATCGAGCGCGACGTGGTCTCCCACCGGAAACTCCGCCGGCGCATCGACGACGAGGGGCCCGCCATCGTCGCGACGGACAACACCTACGAACTCGCCGAGGACAAGGCCGGTCTCGTCGGCTTCCTCCGCGAGTTGCCGACCGAGACCAAACTCGTCCAGGTGACCGGCGACGAGCGCCCGGAACCCCTCTCGCGGGTCGCCTCCCGGCACGGCGTCCCCTACGGCAAAAAGCCGATGCAGGAAGCCGAGGCCGCCGCCCGGCTTGCGGCCCACAACGTCGGCTACGAGGTGTCGGCCTTTACCAACACCACCGAAATCAAGGTCGCCAGAGGGCGCTCGACCGGCGGCGGTGGCGGCTGGAGCGAGGACCGCTTTACCCGCCGCATCCACGGGTCGGTCAAGACGACCGCCCGCGACGTCGAGTCGAAACTCGACGAGGCCGCCCTCGACTACGAGAAGGACGTCACCGAGAAGTACGGCGGCTACTCCCGGGCCATCTTCGAGGTCGAAGCCAAGCCCTCCGAGATACCCGTTTCCGCCCGTCGCTCCGGCGATACGCGCATCGAAATCGAGCGAGAACGACGCGACGGCATCGAATACCGCCCGCTGGCCCAGCGACAGGACCACGTCGTCGTCGGCATCGACCCCGGGACGACGACCGCGGTCGCGCTGCTGGACTTGGACGGCCAGACCCTCGACGTCTGGTCGAGTCGGACCAGCGACACCGCCGAGGTCATCGAGTGGATTATCGAACACGGCCGGCCGGTCGTCGTCGCTGCCGACGTCGAACCGATGCCCGAAACCGTCGAGAAGATACGCCGGAGTTTCGATGCGGCCGGCTGGATTCCCGAACGCGACCTGCCGGTCGACGAGAAACTCCACCGCACGCGCGATGAGAGCTACGACAACGACCACCAGCGGGACGCGCTTGCCGCCGCGCTCTTCGCCTTCGACGGCCACGAGGACCAGTTCGAGCGCATCACCGCGAAAACGCCGCCGCAGTTCGACCGCGGGGAAGTCATCGACCGCGTCGTCGCCGGCGAGGAAAGCGTCGAAACGGTCCTCGAGGACCTCTCGGAGGACGGCGAGTCCGACGAGGAGACGACCGAACACGACCCCCGCGAGTTGACCGACGACGAGAAGGAAATCAAGCGCTTGCAGGCCCGTATCGACCGCCTCGAGGACCACGTCGAGGACCTCAAGGACACCATCGCGAGCAAGGACGACCGCATCGACGAGCTCGAATCCGAACTCTCCGAGGCCAAACGCGAGGAGCGCAAGGAGGCTCGCGAGCGCCGCGAGGTCACCCGCCTCGAACGGGAAAACGAGCGGCTCAAGCGCGAACTCGCCGAGGCCGAGCAGGCCAACGAGGAACTCGACGGCAAACTCGAACGCCTCAAGGAACTGTGGAAAATCGACCACTCGAACTTCGCCGAGGTTTCGGAGGCCAAGGAGGGCCTCGTTCCCGTCAAGCCCATCGCGCAGTTCACCAAGGACGCCATCGAGACGGCCGACGAGGAATACGGCATCGCGTCCGGCGACGTGGTCTACCTCCGGGATGCCAGCGGCGCCGGTCGGGCGACTGCCGAACTGCTCGCCGAGCGGACTCCCCGCGTCGTCCTCCGTGACGGCGGCCTCTCCGAGCAGGCCGACGAGGTGCTCTTCGACCACGAGATTCCGGTCGGCCCCGCCGACGACGTCGACATCCAAGAAATCGACGAACTCGCCGTCGCCGAGGAGGGCGACATCGAGGCCGTCATCGACGACTGGGAGGCCCGCGCCGAGGAGCGCCGCAAGGAGGAGAAATCCGAGCAGCTCGACCAGCTCATCAGCGAACACCGCGCTCGCGACCCGGAGCACGGCTGAGGCGAGGGGGGCTGACGGCCAGCAGTCTTTTTAAATAGACGTTACTCACTTCGGGTATGCTACCGCTACAGGCAGGACCGGGACCGCTTGCTGGTGTGCTGGGCCTTCTCGGGACGCTCATCGTCTTGGTCATCGCCTTCCTCGTCGGTCGGTGGGTCTACCGGGACGCGCAGGGCAGGGGTATGAACGCGATGCTGTGGGGCCTCGGTACCGGCATCGCGATATTCGTCGGCCTTATTCCGGGAATCGTCGTCTTCGCCATCTACTACGTCCTGCGAGACTGATATTTTATAAGGAGGGACGCAGAATCCGGTAACGATGCTTGCCCTCCAGCTCGGTATTCCCGGTGGTCCAGAACTGCTGTTACTCGGCCTGCTGTTCCTCATCCTGCCGTTCGTGTTCGCGTACTACGTCTACACGGACGCGGAGGAACGCGGCGAGGAAAACGCCGCCCTGTGGGCAGTCGTGGCCGGCGTGGTGAGTTTCATCGCCTCGCCGTTCGCGGGACTGCTGGTCGTAATCGTCTACATCTGGCAGCGTGACGAAAAGGAAACCGGGGTGTAACCATGTTCCCGCTTCAACTCGGCGTGCCGGGCGGCCCGGAGTTGCTCGTCATCCTGCTCATCGTCCTGATTCCGATAGCCATCGGCTACGCCATGTACCAGTACGCGGCTTCACGCGGTGACGAGAACGCAGCGCTGTGGGCAGTCGTCGCTGCCGTCGCGAGTCTGGTCGCGACGCCCATCGCCTCACTCGTCGTCTTCGTCGTCTACATCTGGCAGCGCGATTAGGTCAGGTCGGAAAAGCCCATTCCCATTTCCTTGAGGAACTGGCCGAACAGTCCGAAAATGACGAGCACGGCCCCCGAGCCGATGGCGAGCGCGCCGAGGCCCTCACGGAGACTCTTCCGGCCGAATACGACGACGCCGACGGCGACCAACAGGAGGCCGACGGTTCCGGTATCTCCGACCGACTTCCGTACGAGTTCGATGTCCATACCTTGGGGTTTCCCGACCGTATTCTAAAAAGGCGCGGTCGGCAGTTGCTACGCGAAGGGAAACAGGCACCCAAAAAGCATCCGCGAGCGCCCGGAGGGCGCGAGTGGTTCTCCGCGCGACCGGAGGGAGCGCGGGACCAAGGGCCGACCGTAGGGAGGCCCGCAGTGTCTTTTTCATCGAAGTTTTTGCCGGCGAGCCGAAGGCTCGCCGTGCAAAAAGTTCGCTAGAATTCGTCGCAGACCGGAATCCCGATGGTGTCGAAATCGCCCATCGAGGCGATGGTCTCGGGGACCTCATCGAGCGAGACGGTCTTCGAGACGATTTTGCCGGGGCTGATTTTGCCCTGCTCCATCATCGAGAAGATTTCCTCGTACTCGTGGGGCGGCATGCCGAAGGAGCCGATGAACTCCCGTTCGTCCATGACGATGTTGTCGACGGGCAGGGAGACCTCGCCTTCCTCCTCGCTGGTGGTGAGACCGATCTGGAGGTTCTGACCGCCCTTCCCGAGAGAGTTGACGGAGTTGCGGCAGGTCTCGGCGACGCCGAGGGCGTCGACGCTGACCTCGACCCCGCGGCTGCTCGGGGTGTGACCCTTGACGGCCTGCGGGACGTCCTGAACGTCCTTGACGTTGACCGTCTCGTCGGCGCCGAGTTCCTCGGCCTTGCGGAGTTTGTCGTCGTCGAGGTCGACGGCGATGACGTTGGCGCCGAGGGCGTCGGCGATGTGGACCGCCGAGAGGCCGACGCCGCCACAGCCGTGGACGGCGACCCAGTCGCCGGCGGTGACATCGACGCGGTGGACGAGGCCGTGGAAGGCCGTTGCGAACCGACAGCCGAGGCCCGCGACCTCGACGGGGTCGACGCCGTCGGGGAGTTTGATGACGTTGTGGTCGGCGTTGCGGACGGGGAACTCCTCGGCGAAGGCGCCGGGCTGGAAGGAGACGAAGCCGAGCGGGACGACTCGTTCACAGATGTTCGCGCGGCCCTGTTTGCAGTAGCGGCAGGTGCCGTCGCTGAGGTTGAAGGGGACGCAGACGCGGTCGCCAACGCTGAAGTTCTCGACGTCCTCGCCGACTTCCTTGACCGTGCCGACGGGTTCGTGGCCGAAGATGAGGCCGGGCGTGGGCATGACGCCGACCCAGTCCCAGTCGCCCTGCCAGGCGTGCCAGTCCGAGCGGCAGACGCCGCAGGCCTCGGTTTCGACGACGATGCCGTCCGCGTCCGGTTCGGGGCGGTCGACCTCCTCGACTTCCATCATCTCGCCGGCTTCCTGGAAGACGACCGCTCGCATGCTGTCCGAATCTTGCTCCGTGTCGGCTTTGCTCATGACGCGCGTACACTACCTCGCCACCGGTTTAACCCTTGTCACCGCCTATTAATGCCCCGCGGTTGGCAGGCCCCGGGGTTATGTAGCGAATTCCCGCTGGCCGAACAACCAGATATATTTACCGGTAACCGATGCCGTTCGGACACCCGTTGTGAGTCGCGCGCGGAGTCGGGCGGGCCGCACGGCGGCGTTTCGACCCGTAATAAAGGGTTAAAGGGCTGCCTATCCAACCCTCGGGTATGAGCGACAACGAGGGGCGTAAGAACCTCCGGATGCCTGACGACGACGAGGTATTCGCTGTCGTCACGAACATGCTCGGTGCGAACCGGGTCAAAGTCCGCTGTATGGACGGGACGGAACGAACCGCCCGGATTCCGGGCCGGATGCAGAAACGCGTCTGGATTCGTGAGGACGACGTGGTCCTCGTCGAGCCGTGGGACTGGCAAGACGAGAAGGCCGACATCACCTGGCGCTACGAGAAGCAGGAGGCCGACCAACTCCGCGAGGAAGGCCACATTCAGGACAGCGTCTAGTTCTCCCGACCGGTGGGGCTTTCCGTCCCGCGCGTCTACCTATTATATAATGAGCGAGGAGTACGGCCTGCTTGAACCGGACGAGGAGGGCGCCCCCGGCGACGAGTGGGAGGAAATCGACGTCGCCGACACGGAGGCCGACCGAATCGCCCGCAAGCAGGACCGCGAGTTCCTCGAATTCCGCAAGCGCATCAAGAACACCGAGCAGTTCAAAGTCGAGGCGTCGGTCTTCGACGACGCCACGCTCGGTGCCCTGTATAAGCTCGTACAGGACGGCTACATCGACGCCTTCGGCGGCCCCATCTCGACCGGCAAGGAAGCCAACGTCTACACCGCCCTCGCACCGGACGGCGAGGTGGCGGTCAAGGTCTACCGCATCAACGCCTCCGATTTCAAGCAGATGCGGGAGTATCTGGAAGGCGACCCCCGTTTCGAGGGCATCGGCTCCGACAAGAAGAAGGTCGTCGTCGCGTGGACCAAAAAGGAGTACGCGAACCTCATGCGCGCACGCAAGGCGGGCG of the Natronomonas halophila genome contains:
- a CDS encoding DUF460 domain-containing protein is translated as MSTRTSALDSIIFGVDIQSGDIRGDSPSYALVTFDGESIERDVVSHRKLRRRIDDEGPAIVATDNTYELAEDKAGLVGFLRELPTETKLVQVTGDERPEPLSRVASRHGVPYGKKPMQEAEAAARLAAHNVGYEVSAFTNTTEIKVARGRSTGGGGGWSEDRFTRRIHGSVKTTARDVESKLDEAALDYEKDVTEKYGGYSRAIFEVEAKPSEIPVSARRSGDTRIEIERERRDGIEYRPLAQRQDHVVVGIDPGTTTAVALLDLDGQTLDVWSSRTSDTAEVIEWIIEHGRPVVVAADVEPMPETVEKIRRSFDAAGWIPERDLPVDEKLHRTRDESYDNDHQRDALAAALFAFDGHEDQFERITAKTPPQFDRGEVIDRVVAGEESVETVLEDLSEDGESDEETTEHDPRELTDDEKEIKRLQARIDRLEDHVEDLKDTIASKDDRIDELESELSEAKREERKEARERREVTRLERENERLKRELAEAEQANEELDGKLERLKELWKIDHSNFAEVSEAKEGLVPVKPIAQFTKDAIETADEEYGIASGDVVYLRDASGAGRATAELLAERTPRVVLRDGGLSEQADEVLFDHEIPVGPADDVDIQEIDELAVAEEGDIEAVIDDWEARAEERRKEEKSEQLDQLISEHRARDPEHG
- a CDS encoding zinc-dependent alcohol dehydrogenase family protein encodes the protein MRAVVFQEAGEMMEVEEVDRPEPDADGIVVETEACGVCRSDWHAWQGDWDWVGVMPTPGLIFGHEPVGTVKEVGEDVENFSVGDRVCVPFNLSDGTCRYCKQGRANICERVVPLGFVSFQPGAFAEEFPVRNADHNVIKLPDGVDPVEVAGLGCRFATAFHGLVHRVDVTAGDWVAVHGCGGVGLSAVHIADALGANVIAVDLDDDKLRKAEELGADETVNVKDVQDVPQAVKGHTPSSRGVEVSVDALGVAETCRNSVNSLGKGGQNLQIGLTTSEEEGEVSLPVDNIVMDEREFIGSFGMPPHEYEEIFSMMEQGKISPGKIVSKTVSLDEVPETIASMGDFDTIGIPVCDEF
- the eif1A gene encoding translation initiation factor eIF-1A → MSDNEGRKNLRMPDDDEVFAVVTNMLGANRVKVRCMDGTERTARIPGRMQKRVWIREDDVVLVEPWDWQDEKADITWRYEKQEADQLREEGHIQDSV
- the rio1 gene encoding serine/threonine-protein kinase Rio1, whose amino-acid sequence is MSEEYGLLEPDEEGAPGDEWEEIDVADTEADRIARKQDREFLEFRKRIKNTEQFKVEASVFDDATLGALYKLVQDGYIDAFGGPISTGKEANVYTALAPDGEVAVKVYRINASDFKQMREYLEGDPRFEGIGSDKKKVVVAWTKKEYANLMRARKAGVRVPEPLAVERNVLVMEYLGGETQRAQRLNEVHVENPQTAYEVVREYTRRLYAAGLIHGDLSEYNIVVTEGELCFLDLGQAITVHHPNSREYLERDCHNVAAFFRRQGLEVSDQDLLDYVTEADPTPNEDLDEPQS